A portion of the Microbulbifer agarilyticus genome contains these proteins:
- a CDS encoding thiolase family protein, with product MDVAIVGIGIHPFGRTAGLSGLQQGAYAARLALKDAGVEWKDMQFGFGGSASAGSADALVNELGLTGLPFINVANGCATGGSALISAFNAIKSGEYDIGMVTGFDKHERGAFNADPKQMGIGEWYGEVGLMMTTQFFAMKIQRYMNAYGISSNTLAKVAQKAFSNGAKNPNAWRREEIPLDVISDSPMISHPLTKFMFCAPGEGGVALVLCRADTARRYTDKPIYLKSAAVRSRRYGSFEVFAPSQALKQVDGPTVDASRAAFEAAGVGPQDIDVLQLQDTESGAEVMHMAENGFCEHGEQEVLIQAGETGIEGKLPINTDGGCLANGEPIGATGLRQVYETCVQLRGEAGERQVPNTPKVGYTHVYGAPGISAVTILQR from the coding sequence ATGGACGTTGCAATTGTTGGAATCGGGATACACCCATTTGGTCGGACTGCGGGCTTAAGTGGCCTTCAGCAGGGGGCGTACGCCGCGCGTTTGGCCTTGAAGGATGCTGGTGTCGAATGGAAAGACATGCAGTTTGGTTTTGGTGGCAGCGCCAGCGCCGGCAGCGCCGATGCGTTGGTGAATGAACTTGGTTTAACCGGCTTGCCATTTATCAATGTTGCCAACGGTTGTGCCACCGGCGGCAGCGCGTTGATCTCTGCTTTCAATGCGATCAAATCTGGCGAATACGACATCGGTATGGTGACTGGCTTCGACAAGCATGAGCGCGGTGCCTTCAACGCGGACCCCAAACAAATGGGTATCGGGGAATGGTATGGCGAAGTGGGCTTGATGATGACAACCCAGTTTTTCGCCATGAAAATCCAACGGTATATGAATGCCTACGGAATCAGCAGTAATACCTTGGCGAAGGTTGCACAAAAAGCATTTTCCAATGGTGCAAAGAACCCGAATGCCTGGCGTCGCGAAGAGATTCCGCTGGATGTTATTAGTGACTCTCCGATGATTAGCCACCCCCTTACCAAATTTATGTTTTGCGCCCCCGGAGAAGGTGGCGTTGCACTCGTTCTGTGCCGAGCTGATACCGCCCGTCGTTACACCGATAAACCCATATATCTCAAATCGGCGGCGGTGCGGTCGCGACGCTATGGCTCATTTGAAGTATTTGCACCGTCTCAGGCCCTTAAGCAGGTAGACGGGCCCACTGTTGATGCGTCGCGGGCTGCGTTCGAAGCTGCCGGGGTGGGTCCGCAAGATATTGATGTGCTACAGCTACAGGATACCGAATCTGGTGCGGAAGTGATGCACATGGCAGAGAACGGCTTCTGTGAACACGGCGAGCAAGAGGTACTGATCCAAGCCGGCGAAACCGGCATCGAAGGAAAGCTCCCCATCAATACCGATGGTGGCTGCCTGGCAAATGGTGAGCCTATCGGTGCAACTGGCTTGCGTCAGGTCTATGAGACTTGTGTACAGCTCCGCGGAGAGGCAGGTGAACGTCAGGTTCCCAATACCCCCAAGGTCGGTTACACACATGTATACGGGGCCCCGGGTATTAGTGCAGTAACAATTTTGCAACGCTAG
- a CDS encoding aromatic ring-hydroxylating oxygenase subunit alpha yields the protein MSEQVELSPEDIIARSPSESFQDLLKRETVNVPDALRESTETYLGSEDLAVERYTSKDFFDLEVEKVWRKSWQIACRENRLRKPGDYFVYDIVNDSILLTRTESGALKAFHNSCLHRGRVLKRGAGNSDNLRCPYHGWSWDLEGEFLGAPCQWDFPHVTKENSKLHEVKVDTWGGWVFINMDEDAPSLREYMEVLPNHMDQWKHEQRFVSLHIEKVIACNWKVALEAFIESYHAIATHPQLMSFQGIDNSQYDIWGDHVSRTISAYGVANPSHAEQFTEQQSLDAMMELIGVPDRPQLAPGQTAREMYAALNLPVANEQAGEDFAGRTTMSELMDSTLYLLFPNFAPWAGNGTVITYRHRPNGDDVDSCIMEIFLLTRYPQGTDSPADAPTFRLGIDQPFSEAAEVMGAGFANVFNQDGANLPQVQKGLKASKKGAVTLGNYQEVRIRHFHQTLDKYLQAK from the coding sequence ATGTCAGAACAAGTGGAACTGAGCCCAGAAGATATTATTGCCCGCAGTCCTTCTGAGTCCTTCCAGGACTTACTGAAGCGGGAAACGGTTAATGTACCAGATGCGCTGCGGGAGAGTACCGAGACCTACTTGGGATCGGAAGATCTCGCTGTCGAGCGCTATACCTCTAAAGATTTCTTTGATCTCGAAGTGGAGAAAGTCTGGCGCAAGTCCTGGCAGATCGCATGTCGGGAGAACCGCTTGCGCAAACCTGGGGACTATTTTGTCTACGACATTGTTAATGACTCCATTCTGCTGACACGTACTGAGTCTGGTGCACTAAAAGCGTTCCACAACTCCTGTCTGCATCGCGGTAGGGTGCTGAAGCGTGGCGCTGGAAATAGCGACAATCTTCGTTGCCCCTACCATGGCTGGTCCTGGGATCTCGAAGGTGAGTTTCTTGGGGCACCCTGTCAGTGGGATTTCCCACATGTTACCAAGGAGAACAGCAAACTCCATGAGGTGAAGGTCGACACCTGGGGTGGATGGGTGTTTATCAATATGGACGAAGATGCTCCATCGCTTAGGGAGTATATGGAAGTCCTTCCTAACCACATGGATCAGTGGAAGCACGAACAGCGTTTTGTCTCACTACATATCGAAAAAGTGATTGCCTGTAATTGGAAAGTCGCACTTGAAGCGTTTATCGAATCCTATCACGCGATCGCAACACATCCGCAATTGATGTCATTCCAGGGTATTGATAATTCCCAGTATGACATCTGGGGAGACCATGTCAGTAGAACCATCAGTGCGTATGGTGTAGCCAACCCCAGCCATGCAGAGCAATTTACCGAGCAGCAGTCGCTGGACGCAATGATGGAGCTGATCGGCGTACCTGACCGCCCACAACTCGCACCGGGGCAGACTGCGCGCGAGATGTATGCAGCACTTAACCTTCCGGTAGCAAACGAGCAGGCCGGAGAGGACTTTGCTGGTCGCACTACCATGTCAGAGCTGATGGACTCGACGCTCTACCTGCTATTCCCGAACTTTGCGCCATGGGCTGGCAACGGCACCGTTATTACTTATCGGCATCGGCCGAATGGTGATGATGTCGACAGTTGCATCATGGAAATTTTCCTGTTGACCCGCTATCCGCAAGGAACCGATTCACCTGCGGATGCGCCGACATTCCGTCTTGGTATCGATCAGCCGTTTAGTGAAGCGGCAGAGGTCATGGGTGCGGGATTTGCCAATGTTTTTAATCAAGATGGTGCGAACCTTCCGCAAGTGCAGAAAGGATTGAAGGCATCAAAGAAAGGTGCGGTAACTCTGGGTAATTATCAGGAGGTGCGAATCAGGCACTTCCACCAAACGCTGGACAAGTATCTGCAGGCCAAATAG
- a CDS encoding thiamine pyrophosphate-dependent dehydrogenase E1 component subunit alpha — MSKQQFLKAYRTMRTIRDFEDKISEQFMKGNIPGFLHLYSGQEAVAAGLCLLLDDDDYVISTHRGHGHCIAKGGDVGGMMKEIMAKQGGLCDGKGGSMHIADFDKGMLGANAIVGGGPPIIVGAALSAKTLGTDRVGVAFGGDGSSNQGTTFEAMNLAVVLKLPTIFLFENNGYGEGTHASYAVGSKDIASRAQGFGMPAYKVDGTDLFAVYELCKQVVEHCRQGKGPVTIEASVPRFKGHFEGDPQAYRGDGEIERLMKEQDCLEIARKAAVKKKLANAKELDAIDEEIGSYINEVTEAALAAPAPGDDELLMNVYSSAY, encoded by the coding sequence ATGAGTAAGCAGCAGTTCCTGAAGGCCTATCGGACCATGCGCACCATTCGCGATTTTGAAGACAAAATCAGCGAACAGTTTATGAAAGGCAATATCCCCGGGTTTCTTCACCTGTATTCCGGCCAGGAAGCTGTTGCCGCGGGGCTGTGCCTCTTATTGGACGATGATGACTACGTAATCAGTACCCATCGCGGCCATGGCCATTGCATTGCCAAGGGTGGCGATGTGGGCGGAATGATGAAAGAGATTATGGCCAAGCAGGGTGGTTTGTGTGACGGCAAGGGTGGCTCAATGCATATCGCCGATTTTGACAAAGGCATGCTTGGTGCGAATGCGATTGTTGGCGGCGGCCCGCCCATTATTGTCGGCGCGGCGCTGTCCGCCAAGACACTGGGTACCGATAGGGTAGGTGTTGCGTTTGGTGGTGATGGTTCCTCGAACCAGGGAACAACCTTTGAAGCAATGAACCTCGCAGTTGTTTTGAAATTGCCGACCATTTTTTTGTTTGAAAATAACGGATACGGCGAAGGCACTCATGCGAGCTATGCGGTCGGTTCAAAAGATATCGCCAGTCGCGCTCAGGGCTTTGGTATGCCCGCTTACAAGGTAGATGGGACTGATTTGTTTGCCGTCTATGAGCTTTGCAAGCAGGTTGTAGAGCACTGTCGGCAGGGTAAGGGCCCGGTGACCATCGAGGCCAGTGTGCCGCGATTCAAGGGCCACTTCGAGGGGGACCCTCAAGCGTATAGGGGCGACGGTGAGATTGAGCGTCTGATGAAAGAGCAAGATTGTCTCGAAATTGCTCGCAAGGCCGCGGTCAAGAAGAAGTTGGCCAATGCCAAAGAGCTGGATGCCATTGATGAGGAAATCGGCAGCTACATCAACGAAGTAACGGAGGCAGCTCTCGCGGCTCCAGCGCCGGGCGACGACGAGTTGCTCATGAATGTTTACAGCTCGGCGTATTAA
- a CDS encoding Zn-ribbon domain-containing OB-fold protein: MYKNTPIAEGLFTWPSKEPALLGSRCQQCNIAEFPQKPSCPACGSVDVQVEELPRKGTLWTWTIQGFMPKKPYLSDETPETFTPYGVGYIELPGAVCVESRLLENSPEKLKIGMEMELVVETFRHDESGNPVMSFAFKAVE, from the coding sequence ATGTACAAAAATACCCCAATTGCCGAAGGGCTTTTTACCTGGCCTTCGAAAGAGCCTGCGTTGCTGGGCAGTCGCTGCCAGCAATGCAATATCGCTGAGTTTCCACAAAAGCCCAGTTGTCCTGCGTGTGGCAGTGTGGACGTGCAGGTCGAGGAGTTACCGCGAAAAGGAACCCTCTGGACCTGGACTATCCAGGGGTTTATGCCAAAAAAGCCATATCTTTCTGACGAAACTCCGGAGACGTTTACGCCCTACGGTGTCGGTTACATCGAATTACCTGGCGCGGTCTGCGTAGAGAGCCGGCTTCTCGAAAATAGCCCCGAGAAACTCAAGATCGGGATGGAAATGGAACTCGTGGTGGAAACGTTCCGACACGATGAGTCGGGAAACCCAGTCATGAGCTTTGCGTTTAAGGCTGTTGAATGA
- the lpdA gene encoding dihydrolipoyl dehydrogenase, with protein MAERKSDKQSFDLVVVGAGPGGYVAAIRAAQLGMRVALVESQNLGGTCLNWGCIPTKSLLKSAEVYQQMKNADDYGLTIKEPGFDIEKIVQRSRSTADRLSQGIGYLMDKNGVHVFEGFGSLIAHDAVSVSAHGAAVATITAPHIILATGASPKMIPGVATDSELVWTAREAMTPKVVPESLLIIGAGAIGIEFASFYNTFGSDVTLLEVADRILPQEDEEISRLAMRSFKRRGVQFSLGARVQNVEVKDGRAHATWQDGAGNAHNAVFDRVIVAAGIIANTRGLGLEAQGVAMQNGQVVVDEWSQTSVEGIYAIGDMTAPPLLAHKASHEAVTCVEKIALTDNLEPLDPLSVPSCIYSSPQIASVGLTESQARAQGISVRVGKFDLGNLGKAQAMGDMEGFVKTVFDADTGELVGAHMIGADVTELIQGYVIARKMETTEEELMETVFAHPTMSEAMHEAVLDAYDRAIHH; from the coding sequence GTGGCAGAGAGAAAAAGTGATAAGCAATCATTCGATCTAGTTGTGGTGGGTGCCGGGCCGGGTGGGTATGTAGCCGCGATTCGTGCTGCGCAATTAGGCATGCGGGTGGCTCTGGTGGAGAGCCAGAACCTCGGTGGTACCTGCTTGAATTGGGGATGTATTCCTACCAAGAGCTTGTTGAAAAGTGCCGAAGTCTATCAGCAGATGAAAAATGCGGATGACTACGGGTTGACGATCAAGGAGCCCGGCTTTGATATCGAAAAAATTGTGCAAAGAAGCCGCAGTACCGCCGATCGTCTTAGTCAGGGTATTGGCTATCTCATGGATAAGAATGGTGTCCATGTCTTTGAAGGCTTTGGCAGTCTGATTGCGCACGATGCCGTCAGCGTTAGTGCTCATGGCGCTGCTGTTGCCACGATTACTGCACCCCACATTATTCTGGCAACTGGAGCCAGTCCCAAGATGATTCCGGGAGTGGCAACGGATAGCGAGCTAGTCTGGACCGCCCGTGAGGCGATGACGCCCAAAGTGGTGCCGGAATCCTTGCTAATCATCGGTGCAGGAGCAATCGGCATTGAATTTGCCAGCTTCTATAACACTTTTGGCAGCGACGTCACGTTGCTTGAAGTGGCTGATCGAATCTTGCCTCAGGAAGATGAAGAGATCTCCCGCTTGGCGATGCGCTCGTTCAAAAGGCGCGGTGTCCAATTTTCTCTCGGCGCACGCGTTCAGAATGTCGAGGTCAAAGACGGACGCGCGCACGCAACCTGGCAAGATGGTGCAGGCAACGCCCACAACGCGGTGTTTGACCGGGTGATTGTGGCGGCTGGCATTATCGCAAATACCCGCGGCCTTGGATTGGAAGCACAAGGCGTGGCCATGCAAAACGGGCAGGTCGTGGTTGATGAGTGGTCGCAAACCTCGGTCGAAGGTATTTATGCCATCGGGGATATGACCGCACCGCCGCTGTTGGCGCACAAAGCGAGTCATGAAGCCGTTACCTGCGTGGAGAAGATTGCGCTCACAGACAATCTGGAACCTCTCGATCCTCTATCCGTACCGTCCTGCATATACAGCTCGCCACAGATCGCGAGTGTCGGTTTGACGGAATCTCAGGCACGAGCGCAGGGGATTTCCGTACGCGTCGGAAAATTTGACCTTGGTAATCTTGGAAAGGCCCAGGCCATGGGCGATATGGAAGGCTTTGTTAAAACCGTATTCGACGCCGACACCGGCGAGCTAGTCGGCGCCCATATGATCGGGGCAGATGTTACTGAATTGATACAGGGTTATGTCATTGCCCGCAAAATGGAAACGACGGAAGAAGAGCTGATGGAAACGGTATTTGCCCATCCGACCATGTCGGAGGCCATGCATGAAGCCGTCCTCGATGCGTATGACCGTGCGATTCATCACTAG
- a CDS encoding alpha-ketoacid dehydrogenase subunit beta — MPVKTYREAINEALHQAMAEDSSVIVLGEEVSGGAGCDGSRDAYGGVMGVTKGLLPTYGESRVIDTPITESAIIGAAAGAAQTGLRPVAELMFMDFFGVCFDQIYNQAAKFHYMFGGKAKCPMVIRCTTGAGWRAGAQHSQNLTQMVTMVPGLKVVCPTNAYDAKGLMLQAIQDDDCVIFVEDKILYDTSCEVPDEMYTVPFGEAKYYREGSDLTIVAISNPMHKVLAVADRLEAEGITCDVIDPRTTSPLDEEAILESVEMTGRLVVVDEMTPRCGMASDISSIVAEKAFGSLRAPIKKVTAAHAPVPFAPNLEDAWIPQEADIEAAVRQVLEYAS, encoded by the coding sequence ATGCCCGTTAAAACATATAGAGAAGCAATCAACGAAGCATTGCATCAGGCCATGGCCGAAGATTCCAGCGTTATTGTACTGGGTGAGGAAGTGTCCGGCGGCGCAGGGTGTGATGGATCACGGGACGCCTATGGCGGTGTGATGGGGGTAACCAAGGGTTTATTACCCACTTATGGTGAATCGCGAGTAATCGATACCCCAATTACCGAGTCCGCAATTATCGGCGCAGCAGCGGGGGCTGCACAAACTGGCTTGCGCCCCGTCGCTGAATTGATGTTTATGGACTTTTTCGGTGTTTGCTTCGATCAAATATATAACCAGGCTGCCAAATTCCATTACATGTTTGGCGGCAAGGCCAAGTGCCCAATGGTGATTCGTTGTACCACTGGTGCAGGCTGGCGAGCCGGTGCACAGCATTCCCAGAACCTCACCCAGATGGTGACCATGGTGCCCGGGTTGAAGGTTGTGTGCCCTACCAATGCTTATGATGCCAAAGGCTTGATGCTTCAGGCGATTCAGGATGATGACTGCGTAATCTTTGTCGAGGACAAAATCCTCTACGACACCAGCTGCGAAGTGCCGGACGAGATGTACACCGTGCCCTTCGGTGAGGCTAAGTATTACCGCGAAGGTAGTGACCTGACCATCGTGGCAATTTCCAACCCAATGCACAAAGTCCTTGCTGTGGCGGATCGGCTCGAGGCGGAAGGTATTACCTGTGACGTGATTGACCCACGTACCACGTCACCGTTGGATGAGGAAGCGATCCTCGAAAGTGTCGAAATGACCGGCCGACTGGTTGTTGTGGACGAGATGACGCCACGTTGTGGGATGGCCTCCGATATTTCCAGCATCGTTGCCGAGAAAGCGTTTGGTAGTTTGCGTGCCCCGATCAAGAAAGTCACCGCCGCACATGCTCCGGTTCCGTTTGCGCCTAACCTCGAAGATGCCTGGATTCCGCAGGAAGCAGACATTGAGGCGGCCGTTCGGCAAGTACTGGAGTATGCGTCATGA
- a CDS encoding AMP-binding protein, translated as MINPLTKARIQRDEQYWSNTTISDGAWEKAASTPDDVAIYLENEAPITYGSVALQARRLITGLRTLGLVQGDVISFQLPNWRESVVLDIAASAMGLIVNPVIPIYRDRELRFILKDAGTKLIFIPEKIRSLEFPSMIASLRPELPDLKYVVTARAEGSYEDTLRFEDLLDNPPADFDSLPDVDPSSVKTILYTSGTTGTPKAVLHSHNTLARVIQNSVDCWGLSEGDIMLMPSPVTHITGYGSGMVLPFISPVKSALMARWDADAAVEYIQRVGASASVGATPFLVELLAAAKRHKTRLPTMRLFACGGAAVPPQVIHRCYEELENCRAFRVYGSTETPVITQGFVKDGEQSLAAETDGMIYGYEVKIVDDEGNEVPIGIDGEITARGAGMMLGYADPEQDREAHDKDGFFYTGDIGMRTEDNAILITDRKKDIIIRGGENLSAKEIEDVLHDHPQIREAAVVAMPHYRLGEGVCAFVIPVSGDHKLDLPRIAAFADRAALAKQKIPEHVEIVEDLPRTPSGKVKKDILRKEIADMFLG; from the coding sequence ATGATTAATCCCCTGACAAAAGCGCGTATTCAGCGCGACGAGCAGTATTGGTCAAACACTACCATTTCAGATGGTGCGTGGGAGAAGGCCGCTTCCACACCGGACGATGTGGCGATTTACCTGGAAAATGAAGCCCCGATAACCTACGGCTCCGTCGCGTTACAAGCCAGGCGTCTGATCACAGGTCTAAGAACACTCGGTCTCGTGCAGGGCGACGTGATTAGCTTCCAATTGCCAAATTGGCGTGAGTCGGTGGTTCTGGACATCGCTGCGTCGGCAATGGGACTCATCGTCAATCCTGTGATTCCGATATACCGGGACCGTGAGCTGCGCTTTATTCTCAAAGATGCCGGGACAAAGCTGATATTTATTCCCGAAAAAATTCGTAGTTTGGAATTTCCTTCGATGATTGCCTCCCTGCGGCCAGAGCTTCCCGACCTCAAATATGTAGTCACGGCACGCGCCGAGGGAAGTTATGAAGATACTCTTCGGTTCGAAGATCTATTGGACAACCCTCCCGCAGATTTCGATAGCTTGCCGGATGTCGATCCCAGCTCGGTGAAGACGATCCTATATACATCTGGAACCACCGGAACTCCGAAGGCCGTACTGCACAGCCACAATACATTGGCCCGGGTCATCCAGAACTCCGTGGATTGTTGGGGGCTCAGTGAAGGCGACATTATGTTGATGCCTTCACCTGTCACGCATATTACGGGCTATGGCTCCGGTATGGTATTGCCATTTATCTCCCCGGTGAAATCGGCATTGATGGCTCGCTGGGATGCGGACGCAGCCGTCGAATATATCCAGCGTGTCGGCGCCTCAGCTAGTGTAGGTGCCACCCCTTTCCTGGTAGAACTGCTGGCAGCGGCAAAGCGCCACAAAACCCGCTTACCGACGATGCGACTTTTCGCCTGTGGCGGTGCCGCTGTGCCCCCTCAGGTTATCCACCGGTGCTATGAAGAACTAGAGAATTGTCGTGCATTCCGCGTCTATGGCAGTACGGAAACCCCAGTTATTACGCAGGGGTTTGTTAAGGACGGAGAGCAAAGCCTCGCGGCGGAAACGGACGGTATGATCTATGGGTACGAGGTAAAGATTGTCGACGATGAAGGCAATGAAGTACCGATAGGTATCGATGGGGAGATCACCGCCCGTGGTGCAGGCATGATGCTCGGCTATGCAGACCCGGAACAGGACCGGGAAGCACACGACAAGGATGGCTTTTTCTATACGGGCGATATCGGTATGCGAACAGAAGACAACGCGATTCTGATCACCGATCGAAAGAAGGACATCATTATCCGCGGTGGTGAGAATTTGAGCGCAAAAGAAATTGAGGATGTATTACATGACCATCCTCAGATTAGGGAGGCGGCAGTTGTTGCCATGCCGCACTACAGGCTCGGTGAGGGTGTGTGTGCATTCGTGATTCCGGTTTCCGGTGACCACAAGCTCGATCTCCCACGGATAGCGGCGTTTGCCGATAGAGCTGCATTGGCGAAACAAAAAATTCCTGAGCATGTAGAGATTGTTGAGGACTTGCCCAGAACTCCTAGTGGAAAAGTAAAGAAAGATATTCTCCGTAAAGAAATTGCCGATATGTTTTTAGGCTAA
- a CDS encoding SDR family NAD(P)-dependent oxidoreductase codes for MNKLLEPFSLEGKVALVTGASSGFGLHFAQVLADAGAKVALAARRTDLLESARDAIVDRGGEAMAVTMDVTDSASIRAAFDQVEQQFGTVTVVINNAGISIAQLLLEATDSDWNDVLNTNLNGVAFVSREAANRLVAADMGGSIVNIASITANRLQKMLSSYASAKAAVVQFTKAAALELAEHNIRVNAICPGYFSTPLISEWLKTKDGQALVNRIPMRRTGELSELNGPLLLLASDAGSLMTGSSITVDGGHLLSGL; via the coding sequence ATGAATAAATTACTGGAACCCTTTTCTCTCGAAGGAAAGGTCGCCCTGGTTACCGGCGCGTCGAGTGGCTTTGGCTTGCACTTCGCGCAGGTGTTAGCCGACGCCGGTGCGAAAGTCGCACTAGCCGCTCGTCGAACTGACTTGCTGGAATCTGCGCGCGATGCAATTGTTGACCGCGGTGGTGAGGCGATGGCGGTCACTATGGATGTGACTGATTCGGCGAGTATACGCGCTGCATTTGATCAGGTTGAACAGCAGTTCGGCACGGTTACGGTGGTCATCAACAACGCAGGCATTTCGATTGCGCAGTTGCTGCTCGAAGCTACTGATAGTGATTGGAACGACGTACTGAATACCAATCTCAACGGTGTTGCTTTTGTCTCACGGGAAGCCGCTAATCGCCTGGTTGCAGCTGACATGGGCGGCAGCATCGTCAATATCGCCTCAATTACCGCCAACCGCCTGCAAAAGATGCTCAGTAGTTATGCATCCGCTAAAGCCGCAGTGGTTCAGTTTACTAAGGCGGCCGCACTGGAACTGGCTGAGCACAACATTCGTGTGAATGCCATCTGTCCTGGGTACTTCAGTACTCCATTGATTAGTGAATGGCTGAAAACAAAGGACGGACAGGCATTGGTAAACCGTATTCCGATGCGCCGTACGGGAGAGCTTAGTGAGCTAAATGGGCCGCTACTTCTACTGGCATCTGATGCTGGTTCACTAATGACAGGCTCATCCATCACCGTGGATGGTGGTCATTTACTATCAGGGCTCTAA
- a CDS encoding dihydrolipoamide acetyltransferase family protein has protein sequence MSNLKALTVPKWGMSMEEGEITEWRVDEGDEVAVGDEVVDIETSKIINTAESTCNGTLVRIVAQPGEIHRVAMLLGVVAQGEVTDAEIDAFVANFEPDAAALVPSLVSGDDSNSQVPQAMSTENAAPPTTTEPPVVEQSEMALSDGPDDTTVNASSVARRIARAHNINLHNVNPTGRNGRVSKWDVEKAAGISVTAPVERGFETSQKVVSSPDDSRIAATPVARRLAKKLALNLNDIVPTGRRNRVTKEDVENAARLLSGASDFSVQKVSRMRMAIAARLSEAKQTIPHYRVNVEIDIDSLLAQRKYMNGELGHDISVNDFVIKACASALKRVPEVNVQYAGDTVRAFERADISVAVALDGGLVTPVIRNACSKTLLQISEESRDLAHRAHSGALAIDELQGGTFSVSNLGMFGVDHFDAIINAPQAAILAVGAGKEKAVARDGKLASATMMTVSLSCDHRVIDGALAAKFLQSVKGFLENPASMLV, from the coding sequence ATGAGCAATTTAAAGGCCCTGACAGTCCCCAAGTGGGGTATGTCCATGGAAGAGGGCGAGATTACCGAGTGGCGTGTTGATGAGGGAGATGAGGTCGCTGTCGGCGATGAAGTCGTCGATATCGAAACATCAAAAATCATCAATACCGCGGAAAGTACCTGTAATGGCACGCTCGTGCGTATCGTTGCACAACCCGGTGAAATTCACCGAGTAGCAATGCTACTTGGGGTTGTTGCACAGGGGGAAGTTACGGATGCGGAAATCGATGCATTTGTCGCGAACTTTGAGCCGGATGCAGCCGCACTGGTGCCATCGTTAGTTTCTGGCGACGACAGCAATTCGCAAGTTCCACAAGCTATGTCTACCGAGAATGCGGCCCCGCCGACAACCACAGAGCCCCCTGTCGTCGAACAGAGTGAGATGGCATTGTCTGACGGGCCTGATGACACAACCGTGAACGCATCTTCCGTGGCGCGGCGAATTGCCAGGGCACACAACATCAATCTACACAATGTGAACCCTACCGGAAGAAACGGCCGTGTTTCCAAGTGGGATGTGGAGAAGGCTGCAGGGATCAGTGTCACGGCACCCGTCGAAAGGGGTTTCGAGACTTCACAGAAAGTGGTCTCTTCACCGGACGATTCCCGTATTGCAGCGACGCCGGTGGCGCGCAGGCTTGCGAAAAAGCTGGCCCTCAATCTGAATGACATCGTACCGACCGGACGCAGGAATCGCGTTACCAAGGAAGATGTAGAAAACGCTGCGCGTTTATTAAGTGGAGCATCTGACTTCAGCGTGCAGAAAGTCAGCAGGATGCGCATGGCAATCGCGGCACGACTGAGTGAGGCGAAGCAAACCATTCCTCACTACCGTGTGAATGTCGAAATTGATATTGACAGCTTACTGGCCCAGAGAAAATACATGAATGGCGAACTCGGTCATGACATTTCGGTGAATGACTTTGTGATCAAAGCCTGTGCCAGTGCGCTCAAGCGGGTGCCTGAAGTCAATGTCCAGTATGCCGGTGACACCGTCCGTGCATTCGAGCGTGCAGATATCTCGGTTGCTGTTGCGCTTGATGGCGGGTTGGTAACGCCTGTGATTCGTAATGCGTGCTCTAAGACCCTGCTTCAGATTTCTGAAGAGTCGCGCGACCTGGCACATCGTGCGCATTCTGGAGCACTGGCTATCGACGAATTGCAAGGGGGTACATTCAGTGTGTCCAATCTGGGGATGTTCGGTGTCGATCACTTCGATGCAATCATCAATGCACCTCAGGCGGCAATTCTTGCAGTAGGTGCAGGCAAAGAGAAGGCCGTAGCGCGCGATGGAAAGCTGGCCTCCGCCACGATGATGACGGTCTCGCTCTCGTGCGATCATCGTGTAATTGATGGCGCATTGGCTGCGAAATTCCTTCAGTCGGTTAAAGGGTTTTTAGAAAACCCCGCTTCCATGCTGGTTTAA